From the genome of Planctomycetia bacterium:
ATTCTGCTCGCCATGGCCAATGAACACGGGTAGTTCACGTGTCTGGCTTAATCGCCAAAGTGGGCCATTCTTAGGCAGCTTGCTGTTGAGGGCAATCACGCCAGCGTATTTGTTGGGCTGGCTGAATGCCAGTCGGTAGGCCTGCTTAGCGCCTTCACCAATGCCTGCCAGGAAAATGCGATCAGCATGCACGGGTAAACGGTCGTAAGCATCCGCGATGGCAGCCAGGGTGTAATCTTCGAGTTCAGCAGATAGACCTGCATCGCTGTTCCACCCGAAGCCTTGTCGGCAATCCTTACGGTACAGAGGTACAGTACCACGCAGTGCCATGCAGATGTAGTTGCGTCGGCTCAAGTGGGGCATTACTCGTTTGATTTGCTGCTCATTGTTTCCTTCGCTATGGAGGAAGACAATGAGTGGATATTCGTAAGTGGAAGTGAAGCCGGTCGGCATGAAAGTCAGGCAGCGATGAGCGCGGTTAGTTTCCACCACGGATTTGTAGAAGCCTTCATCAATGTGAGGTTGGTGGCAGATGGTGACAGGACTGGACCAGCGAGTATGAGTCATGAGAGGGTCTTTCTGTCAGTCAAAACGGGCAATCCGATTATTCCGATAGTATGACGGAAAACGTTGCCGATCTTGGATTTGCGTCGACAATTCCTCAAGCGGCTGGCTAAGTCTACTGTTGCGTTTTAAGAGTGTCAACGCGGGCTGCTCGAAGGCAGGCCAGAAAAAAGGCCAATTTCGCCTTTCATGCACCGTGCGCATCGGTTGGGGAATCTGCGGAAAGCAACGAAGGAATGAGAAGCAGGGAAAACTCTGACGGTTAGTTAAACTTTGACGGCATCCCGTTCGTTATTATCGTTACAATTTATGACTTGAGTATGAACAAACGAATCGGACCTCGTTTGCATCACGCCGAAAATCGGTTCGAAATAATCATGCTGGGGCATGAAAACGTCGTTCTGAACTCTAAACTAAGTGCATAAATGTATACTACTTTGTATCTTTCTCGAATACATCGAGTGTAGTCTGACGTAGAAGCTGTTCGCCTAGTGCCACAGCCCGTTCCTCGCTCCATTTTTGATCGATCACAAAGCGCTGCGACAACACTTTTGCCAGGCATTTCCTGTAGATGTTGAACTTGGGCAGGATGAATTCCAGCTTGTAGGCATCAGAGTAATATCCAATCTGTTTGTTGGCAGGAACAGCTTCCAGGCGGAGTGTCAGATCTGCTTCGATCAGCGTGGGGATATTGGTATACCACCAGTGGCCACTGGTGTAGACGTTGGGGAAGATCCAACTGTAACTGGCCAGTTCCTGGTTCTGCCTGCTGGTGAGCACGGAGATGCAGAACTTCACTTCGGGAAACGAATTGAAAAGCGGCGCGTACTGGATCAGTGACGTACGCTGGTCAAACAAATCCTGTCCCTGGTAAACTCCATTCCGGTACACCTGGCGATTCACGCCGATCATCAGATCGAAAGGTAACCCGAAAGTGCGACAATGGTGTGTCAGCAGCCAGAAGATACCGGCAGCAGTGACTTCACGGTTGCCTTCCTTCATAGACCGGGAGAGTTCTGCTTCACTGACTTCATGTGGAGTGAAATCGGGTGGAAGGGATATCGCACAGGCCCGGGCACCATGACTGATGAAATCACGAAACAGTACTTCAAAAGCACGTTTCAGACTTGTAGCATCACCCACTTTCATCGCTGTCTTTTTTTGCAAGCGTTCCTGCACGGCTGGTTGATGCCAGTGGAAAACCAGATCATCGGTACGCAGGCAGGGCACATAGCGGGCGGTGTCGAATTTAGACAAGTCATCATCGAAGGCATTGGTCAGATAGACCTTTTGCAGGTTGGTAATACCGATAACCTTTTCCACCCAGTCAGGCTGATTCAGTTGTTTGTCAGCCTGTTCCCAGAGTTTGTCGGCATCTTTTGGAGTAATGCGATCATGTTTCCAGCCGAAGAAGGTTTGACACAATTCCACAAACCACGACCATTGCACGGTGTTTTCAAAACGCTGAGCATACTGCAGGATGGCTTTAACCCGTTCTTGTGGCGGAGTATCTTTGGATAACGGCTGATGGCTCATGCCTGCGGAATGTGCGAGTTCCGTGTAATAATGGTAGCCGAGCAGATCATCGAGACTTTTCGCAACAGGGGCGTGGGGATCGATATGCGAATGAGGATCAATCAGTGGAATGGCAGCCAGCACCTGCTCCAGCCGTTGCATCAACGCGGTTTCGGGCATGGCATACACCCATTACAGTTGTTTGCGGAACTTGGAAGCGCCGAGGTAGACGATGACGATGGACATGGCCCACAGCACGAAAGTATGCGTCTTCAAATCGGCAATACCTCCGCCCCGCAGAATGATGCCTCGGGAAGCATCAATCATCCAGGTGGTGGGAATAAGCTGAGCCAGGTACCAGAAGAACAGAGGCATGGAATCGAACGGGAAAACATAACCGGAAAGGAAGATGGAAGGCAGCACGGTGCCGATAGCCATTTGCTGAGCCGCTTCGCGCGTGGTGGCCTTGGTGGAGATAGCCAAGCCCATGCCTAACATCGCCAGCAGAAAGGGAAGGAAGATGGCCAGTAGCGTGGTGAACCAGCCGTTGATCGGTACCTGAAACACCGTTCGCATCAGGAAAGCGACCAGGCAGAATTCGATATAGGTGACCAGTACATAGGGAAACATTTTGCCGAGTATCAGTTCCAGTGCTGTTACAGGTGTCATAAACAGTTGTTCGATGGTGCCGAACTCTTTTTCACGCACGATGGCATTGGCGGATAAAGTTACAGCCATCATCTGGCACATGACGACAAGTAAGCCGGGAATGAAGAAGTTGGCAGACCGGGTATCGGGGTTAAAGAGTACCTGGGGACGGCTTTCGACGGGTAATGGTCTGTCGCCCAGCACCTGAGCCAGTGATTCGCGCAGGGCCAAGGCGTTCGAGACATTGATGATTTCACCAGCGGTGCTCGATTCGGAGCCATCCACTTTGATCAGTATCTGGGCTGTCTGTCCGCCGAGCAGACGCCGGGAATAGTCTTCCGGTATCTTGATGGCTGCTCGGGCTTTGCCTGAGACAATCCAGCGATGTATTTCCTCATCCGAGAAGACCTCTGCGACGATTTTCACATCGTGAGTGGTTTTGAATCGCTGCAATAGTACGTAGCTTTCCTGGGTTTTGCACTGATCAAACACGACGGTGCGCACATCACGCACATTGGTGTTGATCGCATAGCCCAGCATGAACATTTCGACGACGGGAATAAACAGCGTGAAAAAGAGAGTAGCTGGATCACGCAGGATGTGAATCAGTTCCTTACGGCCTACCGAGGCTATGCGCTGCAGCGATTGTAGCATGGGGAATATCTTATGTACTGATCCCCGCTTTGCGTTCACCTTCTCCGCGCAGGGCATCCTGTTGTTTGGAAAGAGTCACGAACACATCTTCCAGAGAAGGTTCCGCGGGGTGGACATCGTAGCCTTCACCCACCAGGCCCAGGTCGCGAGGCTCCAGTTGTTCATCGACCAAAGCGTGGAGGGTTAAGCCAAACAGGGTGACATCGCGAACGCCGGGCATGCGTCGCAGTGAAGTGAACAGGGTGGTACTGTTGGGGGCAACGATTTCCCACCGCTTGGTGCCAACAGGGTTGACGGCTTCGAGTTGTTTGAGTTCACCCGGTGTTCCCAGTGTCAGCATTTTGCCCAGGTAAATGTAGCCCACGCGAGCACAGCGTTCGGCTTCATCCATGTAATGCGTGGTGACAAAGAGAGTAATGCCCTGGGCAGCTAACCGGAAAAGCAAGTCCCATAAATCACGACGGGCAACCGGATCGACACCCGCAGTGGGTTCATCAAGAAAGACCAGCAGTGGACTGTGGAGCAGAGCACAGACCATGGCCAACCGCTGTTTCCAGCCGCCTGAGAGTTTGCCTGCAATGCGATCGAGATAGGGGCCGATGCCGGTCAGTTCGATCAGTTCATCCTTGCGTTGTCGGGCTTCTTCTTTGCCCAGCCCGTAAATGCCGGTGTAGAAATCCATATTCTCCTGGGCAGTAAGGTCCTGATACAGGGAGAACTTCTGCGACATGTAGCCAATCTGTCGGCG
Proteins encoded in this window:
- a CDS encoding glucuronate isomerase, translating into MPETALMQRLEQVLAAIPLIDPHSHIDPHAPVAKSLDDLLGYHYYTELAHSAGMSHQPLSKDTPPQERVKAILQYAQRFENTVQWSWFVELCQTFFGWKHDRITPKDADKLWEQADKQLNQPDWVEKVIGITNLQKVYLTNAFDDDLSKFDTARYVPCLRTDDLVFHWHQPAVQERLQKKTAMKVGDATSLKRAFEVLFRDFISHGARACAISLPPDFTPHEVSEAELSRSMKEGNREVTAAGIFWLLTHHCRTFGLPFDLMIGVNRQVYRNGVYQGQDLFDQRTSLIQYAPLFNSFPEVKFCISVLTSRQNQELASYSWIFPNVYTSGHWWYTNIPTLIEADLTLRLEAVPANKQIGYYSDAYKLEFILPKFNIYRKCLAKVLSQRFVIDQKWSEERAVALGEQLLRQTTLDVFEKDTK
- a CDS encoding ABC transporter permease; this translates as MLQSLQRIASVGRKELIHILRDPATLFFTLFIPVVEMFMLGYAINTNVRDVRTVVFDQCKTQESYVLLQRFKTTHDVKIVAEVFSDEEIHRWIVSGKARAAIKIPEDYSRRLLGGQTAQILIKVDGSESSTAGEIINVSNALALRESLAQVLGDRPLPVESRPQVLFNPDTRSANFFIPGLLVVMCQMMAVTLSANAIVREKEFGTIEQLFMTPVTALELILGKMFPYVLVTYIEFCLVAFLMRTVFQVPINGWFTTLLAIFLPFLLAMLGMGLAISTKATTREAAQQMAIGTVLPSIFLSGYVFPFDSMPLFFWYLAQLIPTTWMIDASRGIILRGGGIADLKTHTFVLWAMSIVIVYLGASKFRKQL
- a CDS encoding ABC transporter ATP-binding protein, whose product is MDQVIHLQQGTIKFGSFVAVDKVDLQVSKGEVFGLLGPNGSGKTTLIRAFCGLIPFASGHANVLGKDVSKEAEAVRRQIGYMSQKFSLYQDLTAQENMDFYTGIYGLGKEEARQRKDELIELTGIGPYLDRIAGKLSGGWKQRLAMVCALLHSPLLVFLDEPTAGVDPVARRDLWDLLFRLAAQGITLFVTTHYMDEAERCARVGYIYLGKMLTLGTPGELKQLEAVNPVGTKRWEIVAPNSTTLFTSLRRMPGVRDVTLFGLTLHALVDEQLEPRDLGLVGEGYDVHPAEPSLEDVFVTLSKQQDALRGEGERKAGIST